The DNA region GCGCAATGACAATTACTACCTGCTGACCGGCGTCACCCGCGGGCTTCTCCGGATGAACAATAATGCCGCGTTCGATCACATACTCTACCGGTTCGACATCAATGACCGATTTTCGGTGAACAATGAAGGCGTGAGCTTCGCCGACATCATGCTGCGTTTCGAGCTCAAGAACAACGATGCGCACATCGCGTTCTTCATCGTCAAGAAGGCGATGAAGTCGGGCACCACGTTCTCGATAATCCCCTACGACGTCGAGCCGTCCGCGGGTGAGGTGATAGGCATCATCACCGTCAAGCGCTCGCATATATCGGTCATGAAGAACAATCAGACCGTCGATATCACGGTCGGGAGCCACTCCGTCGGGCGTGAGGTATACAACGGTTCCATCGATGACCGCATTCTCATCGACAATCACTTCCTTTTCGACCTGTCAAGCGATCTGTCGTCCATCGTCTTCTCGAATTCCATCACCTCGAAGATAATCAAGAGCAAAGAGGTGACCATCGGCAATGACAAGCTGTGCGATGTGTTCGTACCGCTTACGCTCCCCAGGAACCGTGTGGCGCGGCTCACATTGAAGTATGTGAAGAACCGGAAATGGGTGCTCGATACCATCGAGGCGCATCTTCCGGTGAGCATCAATAATGTGCCCGTCCGCAAACGGCGAGCGGTCGCGCGCTCGGGCGATGTCATCGAGATCGCGCGCAACTACATCATATTCGATCCGGACAATAATAACGTGAGCCTCCTTAAGACGAAGATCCATTCGGTCAAGGCGAACGAGCTCACCTTCCGCTTCCGCGACGGGACGAACGGCATCACGCGGCTTCTGTTCCAGAACACCAATAAGGATTTCTGCTGCATCATGGGTCCCTCCGGGAGCGGCAAGTCGACCCTGGTGAAGCTTTTGACCGGGTACCGCCCGCCGGAGGTCGCCGCATCGCTGCAGTTCAACAATTATCCCCTCTACGAGCATTTCGATTCCTTCAAGAAGCACATCGGCTATGTGTCGCAGGAAGATCTCCTTTTTGAGAACCTGACCGTGTACGAGAACATGTTCTTCTATGGCCGCATCAAGGCGCCTGAACTTGACCCGGCCGAGCTCGACCGTAAGATAATCAATGTGCTCACCGAGCTCGGCATTGCCGACAAGCGCGACCAGGTGGTCGGTGCGCCGGACGCGCGGGTGCTCTCCGGCGGCGAGCGTAAGCGGCTGAACATCGGTCTTGAGCTCATGAGCGACGTGAGCGTGCTCGTGCTCGATGAGCCGACATCCGGCCTTTCGAGCTTCGACACGATAAAGATCATCGATCTCCTCGGCGCCATCGCCATGCAGGGGAAGATACTGTACGTCGTCATCCATCAGCCGAGCCTCGATGTGTTCATGAAATTCACCCATCTCATACTCCTTGATCGCGGCGGTCATCTGGCGTATTTCGGGGCGACGAGGACGGCGTTCAGCTATTTCAGCAAATACCATGTGAAGAGCCGCTCCGTCCGAACACCCGACGATATACTGGAAGTGCTCGAGGCGGTGAAGCTTACGCCGGACGGTGAGACGATATACGAGTATGACAGCCGCAACAATAAGATACCCATGCGGGTGAAGACGCCCAAGCAGTGGAGCGACGAATACTATACGCGCCGCTATCGCGAATTCGATACGCCGTCGACCGCTGATGAGACAGCGAGCGCGGAGGAGAACATCCTTCCGGAAGCCGCCGTGCTCACGGTCCGCCACCGGCTTGCGCAGTTCATTCATCTCCTCGCGAGGAATTTCATCAACAAGTTCCGTGACCGTGCGTCCACGGCGCTGTCGCTGTTCATACCTGCGGTGCTCGCGGTGTTCCTTTCCGCCGTGCTCCGGTATCAGGAGGGCACGAGCCCGTATACGCTCGCGGACAATATCAATATACCGAAATATCTCTTCCTGAGCAGCATTATATTCATATTCCTCGCCGTATCGAATTCCATCAGCGAGGTATTGAAGGACCGTCTTGTGCTCGATAAGGAGAAGCTCATCGGCTACTCGTCGGTGTCCTATCTGATAGCGAAGATCGCGCCGCTCACCCTCGTCTGCGTATATCAGGTCCTCATCTATACGGTCATATCGTTCCTCATACTCGGCGTGCCGATCTTCATTGCGTACGACGGTATCACGTTCGTATCGCTGTTCCTCAAGTTCTCCTTACTGAGCATTACGGCATCGCTTTCGGCGACCGCCCTCGGCCTTTTCGTTTCCTGCTTCCTCACCTCCGAGAAGGCGGCCTTTCTCGCAGTGCCGCTCATGATAATACCGCAGATAATCTTCGGCGGCATGTTCCTCAATTTCAATGAGCTTAAGATGCTCAATCTGTTCGCCAAGAACCGACCCGTGCCCGTGCTCTGCAATGCCATTCATTCCCGCTGGATGTACGAGGGCTATCTCAATGTGTTCCGCTATGATAATCCGGATAAAGTGGTGACGTTCCAGACCGAGGCCTTTACCGAGCGGTTCGGGAAGTTCAATAATCGCGAGGTCATGGATGTGTTCCGGAAGTACAATCTGAGCAGTGCGAAGACCGAATCGGTACGCGAAGCCGAGGAAGAGGCATCGCTCGATCGTTTCGAGAGATTCACCGATGCGGTGCGCGCGCTTGAGGACGGGAAATTATCGTTCATTGACTACCTGAAGCTTGCATATTCCGGGAATGTGAACCATTTCCCGTATTACAAGAAGATAGTGTATCCGTTCGTGCTCGGTGCGTACCAATACGATCTGGCCGCGCTTGTGGCGATATTCACCATACTTTTCGCGGCGACAGCGGTGAAGCTCGAGCGTGACCGGCAGTAAGCAGACGGCAGCGGCTACTTTTTACCCTTCTGCTTCGTCTTGCCCTCTTCCTCGAGCGGGGCATAGCCGAACGCATAGCCGACCCATGAGCCCTCGGTGGACGCTTTGTTGAGTTTTATCTTGATGAGGTATTCACCGGTATAATTCGGTTCGAACTGCACGAAGACGCCTTTCGCGCCGCCGGATTCGGTGTTGCAGCACCAGCGCGTCTTTCCGCCGTAATCGTAGACCTCGATGCTGACATCGGCGACGCTTTCATCGCCGGCGGCGAGGAAGATGTACTTGTTCTCGGAGTAGAGCGTCGTCTGGATGACAAGGGCATACCCCTGATACGTATAGCCGATGTCGGTGGTCTCCGAATCGAACACGTAGGTGGGGAATTTCTTCGACATGTCGTTCATGTACTTCGTCATGTTCTTGCGTGCGACATCCTCGGATGCGGACATGAGGAATGCAAGAGCGAGGACGGCGAAGAGGGAGACGCGTATCGTTTTCATCTGCTTCCTCCGATCACTTCGTGATAACGGCAAGTTTCGTTCTGAACGCGCCGATCTGGTCGCGCAATGCGGTGAGTTCGGCTTTTGACAGCGTCTTGCCTTCCTTGATCGTCATCTTCGGTTTTACGGCGCGCAGGAAATCGATGATGTTCGCCATGCGCTTGTCGGCGTTCGCCTTCGCGAGGAAGTCATCGATCTCGATGGCGCGATTGAAGACTATGGTCGATGCGGGATTGTATTTCAGCAAGAGCCCATTGGCACCGATGTAGTTGAATTCGAGCCATGCGCCGAAGCCGATCTGGTCGACGATGGTCTTGTTCCCGGTGCGCCCGTAGTAGCGCTTGAGCTCGTCCTTGATATAGCGTATCTCCGACTCTATCTTACGGTAGCTTTCCGGCTTATCGTCCTTGAAATAATCGCCGAACTTCTGGACGCGTTTCTTTATGCTCACCAGTACCGAATCGTCATCGATGTCGATATCCCGCGTGAGGCGTATGATGTTCGTTGAGATGATGTTCACGTACTGTTCTTCGCGTGTTGCGGCAGCAACGCTCCAATTCGCGAAGAGCACGCCGATCTGATATCCGACGACGTCCTTCTTCGGTTTGAGCTCATTGGTATAGATGAGCTTTTTCCAGTCGACATCCCTCAACTGGCGTTTGAGCGATATGAACGCTGCCTCGGGCGGGAATATGACACGGATCGTCGTGTCGCCGCGCGGCGGCTTCTCGGCGGGGGTTACGAAGGCGGCTACGGCCATGAAAACGGTTGCAACGGCGAGAAGAAGGCGTTTCATC from Spirochaetota bacterium includes:
- a CDS encoding ATP-binding cassette domain-containing protein translates to MDTDAAFKKENIAVFYKLLILIFNADEYVSDGTIPEAEKETLSNFLRIFSQYREDDIAFQNILSSKAETLDDVIAQLSALTSDVSFYYILQAYALCAVDGINIIEAEILTSIAEAVIKDARAMAIINSVFTVRDYDNPDILYIGNDPHLCDIVKTRDELSAYIIRRNDNYYLLTGVTRGLLRMNNNAAFDHILYRFDINDRFSVNNEGVSFADIMLRFELKNNDAHIAFFIVKKAMKSGTTFSIIPYDVEPSAGEVIGIITVKRSHISVMKNNQTVDITVGSHSVGREVYNGSIDDRILIDNHFLFDLSSDLSSIVFSNSITSKIIKSKEVTIGNDKLCDVFVPLTLPRNRVARLTLKYVKNRKWVLDTIEAHLPVSINNVPVRKRRAVARSGDVIEIARNYIIFDPDNNNVSLLKTKIHSVKANELTFRFRDGTNGITRLLFQNTNKDFCCIMGPSGSGKSTLVKLLTGYRPPEVAASLQFNNYPLYEHFDSFKKHIGYVSQEDLLFENLTVYENMFFYGRIKAPELDPAELDRKIINVLTELGIADKRDQVVGAPDARVLSGGERKRLNIGLELMSDVSVLVLDEPTSGLSSFDTIKIIDLLGAIAMQGKILYVVIHQPSLDVFMKFTHLILLDRGGHLAYFGATRTAFSYFSKYHVKSRSVRTPDDILEVLEAVKLTPDGETIYEYDSRNNKIPMRVKTPKQWSDEYYTRRYREFDTPSTADETASAEENILPEAAVLTVRHRLAQFIHLLARNFINKFRDRASTALSLFIPAVLAVFLSAVLRYQEGTSPYTLADNINIPKYLFLSSIIFIFLAVSNSISEVLKDRLVLDKEKLIGYSSVSYLIAKIAPLTLVCVYQVLIYTVISFLILGVPIFIAYDGITFVSLFLKFSLLSITASLSATALGLFVSCFLTSEKAAFLAVPLMIIPQIIFGGMFLNFNELKMLNLFAKNRPVPVLCNAIHSRWMYEGYLNVFRYDNPDKVVTFQTEAFTERFGKFNNREVMDVFRKYNLSSAKTESVREAEEEASLDRFERFTDAVRALEDGKLSFIDYLKLAYSGNVNHFPYYKKIVYPFVLGAYQYDLAALVAIFTILFAATAVKLERDRQ